A window of the Thermoleophilia bacterium SCSIO 60948 genome harbors these coding sequences:
- a CDS encoding GNAT family N-acetyltransferase: protein MAQVSFPASGLTDGIVGLREMDEADVPAVTAACQDPEIQRWTMVPSPYSERDARDWMRASRAEFDAGTGLHTLIVASSPAGVEEVVGAVGVNAIDPFTRRCQGGYWIAAPARGSGYAARALVLLAEFAFRALGVARIELWIEPANAGSQRVAERAGFTREGLMRSFMPVSGLRRDMLMYALIPPPDRPPLGSGT from the coding sequence GTGGCGCAGGTCTCGTTCCCGGCCTCAGGACTGACCGACGGGATCGTCGGCCTGCGCGAGATGGACGAGGCCGACGTTCCGGCGGTGACCGCGGCGTGCCAGGACCCGGAGATCCAGCGCTGGACGATGGTTCCCTCGCCCTACTCCGAGCGTGACGCACGCGACTGGATGCGAGCCTCCCGGGCTGAGTTCGACGCCGGCACCGGCCTGCACACGCTGATCGTCGCGAGCTCGCCGGCGGGGGTCGAGGAGGTCGTCGGAGCCGTCGGCGTGAACGCGATCGATCCGTTCACCCGCCGCTGTCAGGGCGGCTATTGGATCGCCGCCCCGGCTCGGGGGTCCGGGTATGCGGCTCGGGCCCTGGTCCTGCTCGCCGAGTTCGCCTTCCGGGCGCTGGGCGTCGCGCGGATCGAGCTCTGGATCGAGCCGGCGAACGCTGGCTCGCAGCGCGTCGCCGAGCGCGCGGGCTTCACCCGCGAGGGATTGATGCGCTCGTTCATGCCGGTCTCCGGGCTGCGACGCGACATGCTGATGTACGCGCTGATCCCGCCGCCCGACCGCCCGCCACTAGGCTCAGGAACGTGA
- a CDS encoding protein meaA, with protein sequence MPEPDRPWVMRTYAGHSDAKRSNELYRRNLAKGQTGLSIAFDLPTQTGYDPGHILARGEVGKVGVSVAHKGDMHDLLAEIPLDEMNTSMTINATAAWLLALYATVAEETGVERSQLKGTTQNDIIKEYLSRGTYAFPPGPSLRLIADTVAFTVNESPKWNPTNVCSYHLQEAGATPVQEIAYSLSTAIAVLDEVKRRGQVADEDFPKVFGRISFFVNAGVRFIEEHAKLRAMTRMWERIGRERYGVTDPKLLRLRYGVQVNSLGLTESQPENNVQRIVLEALAVTLGRDARARALQLPAWNEALGLPRPWDQQWSLRIQQVLAFETDMLEYPDIFEGSKVMDGLVAELIEGAEAEMATVEEQGGAVEAVPYMKARLVESHRERIARIEAGDVKIVGQNAYTSSEDSPLTADAEGGIMTPDPEVERERVEALEVWRSERDQEAVDAALAKLAEVAADDSQNIMPATIAAAKAGATTGEWAQTLRDVFGDYRGPTGVGGSAQGGGSDELEAVRERVERVSEEIGHRVRILVGKPGLDGHSNGAEQIAVRARDVGMEVIYQGIRLTPEQIANSAVQEDVDVVGLSILSGSHLELIPETVRLIREQGADCPVIVGGIIPASHVERLRDAGVAAVYTPKDFDISKIMSEVVELVAERGATVAG encoded by the coding sequence CTGCCGGAGCCGGATCGCCCCTGGGTGATGCGCACCTACGCCGGCCACTCCGACGCAAAGCGCTCGAACGAGCTCTACCGCCGCAACCTCGCGAAGGGCCAGACCGGCCTGTCGATCGCCTTCGACCTGCCGACGCAGACGGGCTACGACCCGGGCCACATCCTCGCCCGAGGCGAGGTCGGCAAGGTCGGCGTCTCGGTCGCGCACAAGGGCGACATGCACGACCTGCTCGCCGAGATCCCGCTCGACGAGATGAACACGTCGATGACGATCAACGCGACCGCGGCCTGGCTGCTCGCCCTCTACGCGACGGTCGCCGAGGAGACCGGCGTCGAGCGCTCGCAGCTCAAGGGCACGACGCAGAACGACATCATCAAGGAGTACCTCTCGCGCGGGACCTACGCGTTCCCGCCCGGGCCGTCGCTGCGCCTGATCGCCGACACCGTCGCGTTCACGGTCAACGAGAGCCCGAAGTGGAACCCGACGAACGTCTGCTCCTACCACCTCCAGGAGGCCGGGGCGACGCCGGTCCAGGAGATCGCCTACTCGCTGTCGACCGCGATTGCGGTGCTCGACGAGGTCAAGCGCCGCGGTCAGGTCGCCGACGAGGACTTCCCGAAGGTCTTCGGCCGGATCTCGTTCTTCGTCAACGCCGGCGTCCGGTTCATCGAGGAGCACGCGAAGCTCCGCGCGATGACCCGGATGTGGGAGCGGATCGGCCGCGAGCGCTACGGCGTCACCGACCCGAAGCTGCTGCGGCTGCGCTACGGCGTCCAGGTCAACTCGCTCGGCCTGACCGAGTCCCAGCCCGAGAACAACGTCCAGCGGATCGTCCTCGAAGCGCTCGCGGTGACGCTCGGCCGCGACGCCCGTGCCCGCGCCCTCCAGCTCCCGGCCTGGAACGAGGCGCTCGGCCTGCCCAGACCCTGGGATCAGCAGTGGTCGTTGCGGATCCAGCAGGTGCTCGCGTTCGAGACCGACATGCTCGAATACCCCGACATCTTCGAGGGCTCGAAGGTGATGGACGGCCTCGTCGCGGAGCTGATCGAGGGAGCCGAGGCGGAGATGGCCACGGTCGAGGAGCAGGGCGGCGCCGTCGAGGCGGTGCCCTACATGAAGGCGCGCCTCGTCGAGTCCCATCGCGAGCGGATCGCGCGGATCGAGGCCGGAGACGTGAAGATCGTCGGCCAGAACGCCTACACCTCGAGCGAGGATTCGCCGCTCACCGCCGACGCCGAGGGCGGAATCATGACCCCCGACCCCGAGGTCGAGCGCGAGCGGGTGGAGGCGCTCGAGGTCTGGCGCTCCGAGCGCGACCAGGAGGCCGTCGACGCGGCGCTGGCGAAGCTCGCGGAGGTCGCCGCCGACGATTCGCAGAACATCATGCCGGCGACGATCGCGGCCGCGAAGGCCGGCGCGACGACGGGCGAGTGGGCGCAGACGCTGCGCGACGTCTTCGGCGACTACCGCGGCCCGACCGGCGTCGGCGGCTCGGCTCAGGGTGGCGGCTCGGACGAGCTCGAGGCGGTTCGCGAGCGCGTCGAGCGGGTCTCCGAGGAGATCGGCCACCGCGTCCGGATCCTCGTCGGCAAGCCCGGTCTCGACGGGCACTCCAACGGCGCCGAGCAGATCGCCGTCCGCGCGCGCGACGTCGGGATGGAGGTCATCTACCAGGGCATCCGCCTGACCCCCGAGCAGATCGCCAACTCTGCGGTCCAGGAGGACGTCGACGTGGTCGGCCTCTCGATCCTGTCGGGCTCGCACCTCGAGCTAATCCCCGAGACGGTCCGCCTGATCCGCGAGCAGGGAGCCGACTGCCCGGTGATCGTCGGCGGGATCATCCCCGCCTCGCACGTCGAGCGCCTGCGCGACGCCGGAGTCGCCGCCGTCTACACCCCGAAGGACTTCGACATCTCGAAGATCATGTCGGAGGTCGTCGAGCTCGTCGCCGAGCGCGGCGCCACGGTCGCCGGCTAG
- a CDS encoding MBL fold metallo-hydrolase, translating into MSRTREIDLRHLGIDRVIAAHQVGELIIDPGPPNSLDTLLAELEGEPRAILLTHIHLDHAGATGALIERFPAAKVYVHRIGAPHMADPSKLWKSASRIYDDMEGTWGEPVPVPESSIEVLEGGETVEGMRVLHTPGHASHHVTFFDESSGEAFTGDVAGVRVPPIDHVIAPTPPPEVDIEAWNDSLDAVAGLGAERLRLTHFGVAEDAARQIEATRASLARNAEAVRELEHDEFMRWLADDLEAATDAEVGKRLREAVPPEHIWLGLERYWRKRAEREAGDS; encoded by the coding sequence GTGAGCCGAACAAGAGAGATCGATCTGCGACACCTCGGTATCGATCGGGTGATCGCGGCACACCAGGTCGGCGAGTTGATCATCGACCCGGGGCCGCCGAACTCGCTCGACACCCTGCTCGCAGAGCTCGAGGGCGAGCCGCGGGCGATCCTGCTGACCCACATCCACCTCGACCACGCGGGAGCCACCGGCGCCCTCATAGAGCGCTTCCCGGCGGCGAAGGTCTACGTGCACCGGATCGGTGCGCCGCACATGGCCGACCCGTCGAAGCTGTGGAAGAGCGCGTCGCGCATCTACGACGACATGGAGGGCACCTGGGGCGAGCCCGTGCCGGTCCCCGAATCCTCGATCGAGGTTCTCGAGGGCGGTGAGACGGTCGAGGGGATGCGCGTGCTGCACACGCCCGGGCACGCCAGCCATCACGTCACGTTCTTCGACGAGTCCTCCGGCGAGGCGTTCACGGGCGATGTCGCCGGTGTGCGCGTGCCGCCGATCGACCACGTCATCGCACCGACCCCGCCGCCGGAGGTCGACATCGAGGCCTGGAACGACTCGCTCGACGCGGTCGCCGGGCTCGGGGCCGAACGGTTGCGGCTGACCCACTTCGGGGTCGCCGAGGACGCCGCTCGCCAGATCGAGGCGACCCGGGCCTCGCTCGCCCGCAACGCCGAGGCGGTACGCGAGCTCGAGCACGACGAGTTCATGCGCTGGCTCGCCGACGACCTCGAGGCGGCGACAGACGCCGAGGTCGGCAAGCGCCTGCGCGAGGCGGTCCCGCCCGAGCACATCTGGCTCGGTCTCGAGCGCTACTGGCGCAAGCGCGCCGAGCGTGAGGCGGGCGATTCCTGA
- a CDS encoding Clp protease ClpS, with amino-acid sequence MGSETIERPRVGGPGSDLSGNWSVIVLNDDHNTFDHVAATLAATIPGVDIGRGYAIADKVHNSGRALVWSGPREIAEHYWLELKNAGLTMAALERS; translated from the coding sequence ATGGGCAGTGAGACGATCGAGCGGCCGCGGGTCGGCGGCCCGGGCTCGGACCTGAGCGGCAACTGGAGCGTGATCGTCCTCAACGACGACCACAACACCTTCGACCACGTCGCGGCGACGCTCGCCGCGACGATCCCCGGTGTCGACATCGGTCGCGGTTACGCGATCGCCGACAAGGTCCACAACTCCGGCCGCGCCCTCGTCTGGAGCGGTCCGCGCGAGATCGCCGAGCACTACTGGCTCGAGCTCAAGAACGCCGGCCTGACGATGGCCGCACTCGAGCGCTCCTGA
- a CDS encoding LysR family transcriptional regulator: MLDVKRMRILREVARQGSFSAAADALYLSQSAVSQQIATLERETGTRLIDRTRSGPRLTDAGRVLTSHADAILSRLAEAERELDALAGLEGGELRLASFPSASAAILTEAVAEFSSRHPLVSISVAEAEPEDAIPLLLGGEIDLALVFDYPGLDGAEQRDLETTLLLEESMSLVVPASDPLAARESLRLAEFSEANWLCGRRPSSCAQIILRACRDEGFEPRIAYESDDYNVLQGFVAAGLGFTLMPDMALVNLRSDLVARTVVPAAPTRRIRAATRAEASRSLATDAMLEILLGIGQRIAARSAERRLAAA; the protein is encoded by the coding sequence ATGCTGGATGTGAAGCGGATGCGGATACTTCGCGAGGTCGCCAGGCAGGGGTCCTTCTCGGCCGCGGCGGACGCGCTGTACCTCTCGCAGTCGGCCGTCAGCCAGCAGATCGCGACGCTCGAGCGCGAGACGGGCACCCGGCTCATCGACCGCACGCGCTCGGGTCCTCGCCTCACGGATGCGGGCCGGGTGCTGACCTCCCACGCCGACGCGATCCTCAGCCGGCTCGCCGAGGCCGAGCGCGAGCTCGACGCGCTCGCGGGTCTCGAGGGTGGAGAGCTCCGGCTGGCCAGCTTCCCGAGCGCGAGCGCCGCGATCCTCACCGAGGCCGTCGCCGAGTTCAGCTCGCGCCACCCGCTCGTCAGCATCTCGGTCGCCGAGGCCGAGCCCGAGGACGCGATCCCGCTGTTGCTCGGCGGCGAGATCGACCTCGCCCTCGTCTTCGACTATCCGGGTCTCGACGGCGCCGAGCAGCGCGATCTCGAGACCACTCTGTTACTCGAAGAGTCGATGAGCCTCGTCGTCCCGGCCTCAGATCCGCTGGCCGCGCGCGAGAGCCTGCGGCTGGCCGAGTTCAGCGAGGCCAACTGGCTCTGCGGGCGCCGCCCGAGTTCGTGCGCCCAGATCATCCTGCGCGCGTGTCGCGACGAGGGCTTCGAGCCTCGGATCGCATACGAGTCCGACGACTACAACGTCCTCCAGGGGTTCGTCGCCGCCGGTCTCGGGTTCACGCTGATGCCGGACATGGCGCTCGTCAACCTGCGCTCCGACCTGGTCGCGAGAACGGTCGTTCCCGCGGCTCCGACGCGCCGGATTCGCGCCGCGACCCGGGCCGAGGCGTCGCGCTCGCTCGCGACGGACGCGATGCTCGAGATCCTGCTCGGCATCGGGCAGCGGATCGCCGCGCGGTCGGCCGAGCGCCGGCTCGCCGCGGCCTGA